Proteins encoded within one genomic window of Vicia villosa cultivar HV-30 ecotype Madison, WI unplaced genomic scaffold, Vvil1.0 ctg.004382F_1_1, whole genome shotgun sequence:
- the LOC131642030 gene encoding cytochrome P450 94A2: protein MELQTLVTWLLFSASFIWFLLLATKTQSKSIKTPSSTTNTTIPKSYPIFGSAFSLLANFHRRVQWTSDILQTIPSSTFIFHRPLGSRQVFTAQPAVVQHILKTNFPCYGKGLTFYQSINDFLGDGIFTVDGEAWKLQRQISSHEFNTKSLRKFVETVVDVELSDRLLPVLSEASNNQTTLDFQDILQRFTFDNICMIAFGYDPEYLLPSLPEIPFAKAFDEASQLSIERLNSVIPLLWKVKKFLNIGAERRLKEAVAEVRGLATKIVKNKKKELKEKEVSLESVDLLSRFLNSGYSDESFVIDMVISFILAGRDTTSAALTWFFWLLSNHSHVENEILKEITGKSETVGYDEVKDMVYTHAALCESMRLYPPLPVDTKVAAHGDVLPDGTLVKKGWRVTYHVYAMGRSEKIWGPDWAEFRPERWLRRDEVGKWSFIGIDYYSYPVFQAGPRVCIGKEMAFLQMKRVVAGIMGQFRVVPAMVEGIEPEYTAHFTSYMKGGFPVKIEKRSHLYE from the coding sequence ATGGAACTCCAAACATTGGTTACCTGGTTACTATTCTCTGCAAGTTTCATTTGGTTCTTACTCTTAGCCACAAAAACACAATCCAAATCCATAAAAACACCTTCCTCTACCACCAACACCACAATTCCCAAATCTTACCCCATTTTCGGTTCTGCTTTTTCTCTGCTAGCCAACTTCCACCGACGCGTGCAATGGACCTCCGACATCCTCCAAACCATCCCTTCCTCCACCTTCATCTTCCACCGCCCTTTAGGCTCCCGCCAAGTCTTCACGGCTCAACCCGCCGTGGTGCAACACATTCTCAAAACCAATTTCCCTTGCTACGGCAAAGGCCTTACGTTTTATCAATCTATCAATGATTTCCTCGGCGACGGAATCTTCACAGTTGACGGTGAAGCTTGGAAGCTCCAACGACAAATCTCCAGCCACGAATTCAACACTAAATCCCTCCGCAAATTTGTTGAAACAGTAGTTGACGTCGAACTCTCCGATCGCCTTCTTCCTGTTCTCTCCGAAGCTTCTAACAACCAAACCACTCTTGATTTCCAAGACATCCTCCAACGTTTCACGTTCGATAACATTTGCATGATCGCGTTTGGATACGATCCAGAGTATCTCCTCCCTTCCCTTCCTGAAATACCATTTGCAAAAGCCTTCGACGAAGCCTCGCAACTCAGCATCGAGAGGTTGAATTCAGTGATTCCATTACTATGGAAAGTGAAAAAGTTTCTGAACATCGGAGCGGAGCGACGGCTGAAAGAAGCAGTTGCCGAAGTAAGAGGACTCGCCACTAAAATAGTTAAGAATAAGAAAAAAGAGCTTAAAGAAAAAGAAGTATCGTTGGAATCAGTTGATCTTTTATCGCGATTTTTAAATTCGGGTTATTCAGATGAATCTTTTGTTATTGATATGGTAATAAGTTTTATTCTTGCTGGGAGAGATACAACTTCAGCGGCACTCACATGGTTCTTTTGGTTACTATCTAACCATAGTCATGTAGAGAATGAGATTCTCAAAGAGATTACTGGAAAATCAGAAACTGTTGGCTACGACGAGGTGAAGGATATGGTTTACACTCACGCGGCGCTATGCGAGAGTATGAGGCTATATCCTCCGCTTCCGGTGGATACTAAAGTAGCGGCGCACGGCGACGTTTTGCCGGATGGGACTTTAGTGAAGAAAGGGTGGAGAGTGACCTATCATGTATATGCTATGGGAAGATCTGAGAAGATATGGGGACCGGATTGGGCTGAGTTTCGACCGGAGAGGTGGTTGAGACGGGATGAGGTTGGGAAGTGGAGCTTTATTGGGATAGATTATTATAGTTATCCGGTTTTTCAGGCTGGGCCGAGGGTGTGTATAGGGAAGGAAATGGCGTTCTTGCAGATGAAGAGGGTGGTTGCCGGGATTATGGGGCAGTTTAGGGTGGTTCCGGCGATGGTTGAAGGGATTGAGCCGGAGTACACTGCGCATTTTACCTCATATATGAAAGGTGGCTTCCCGGTAAAGATTGAAAAGCGAAGCCACTTATATGAATAA